A genomic region of Raphanus sativus cultivar WK10039 chromosome 6, ASM80110v3, whole genome shotgun sequence contains the following coding sequences:
- the LOC108813391 gene encoding beta-glucosidase 26, peroxisomal, translating into MTHLQRTYPTSMSKGRASFPKGFLFGTASSSYQYEGAVTEGERGESMWDHFSNRFPHRISDHSHGNVAVDFFHRYKEDIKRMKDINMDSFRLSIAWPRVLPYGKRERGVSEEGIKFYNDVIDELLANEITPLVTIFHWDTPQDLEDEYGGFLSEQIIDDFRDYASLCFERFGDRVSLWCTLNEPWVYSVAGYDTGRKAPGRCSKYVNGASVAGMSGYEAYIVSHNLLLAHAEAVQVFRKCDHIKNGQIGIAHNPLWYEPYDPSDPDDVEGCNRAMDFMIGWHHHPTVYGDYPDTMKKSVGDRLPSFTPEQSKKLIGSCDYVGINYYSSLFVKSIKYVDPTQPTWRTDQGVDWMKTNIDGKQIAKQGGSEWSFTYPTGLRNVLKYMKKNYENPRILITENGYGEVAEQSQSLFMYNPSIDTERLEYIEGHIHAIHQAIHEDGVRVEGYYVWSLLDNFEWNSGYGVRYGLYYIDYKDGLRRYPKMSALWLKEFLKFNQEDESSSSSESKKEEKKESYGKQLLHSVQDSGALPAVLGSLFVVTATVGTSLFFKGSNN; encoded by the exons ATGACACA TCTTCAAAGAACATATCCTACATCGATGTCAAAAGGTAGAGCTAGCTTTCCAAAAGGCTTTCTCTTTGGAACTGCCTCTTCTTCTTACCAG taTGAAGGAGCAGTCACAGAAGGTGAGAGAGGTGAAAGCATGTGGGATCATTTTTCCAACAGGTTTCCTCACAGGATCAGTGACCATAGTCATGGAAACGTCGCCGTTGATTTCTTCCATCGTTACAAG GAAGACATCAAGAGGATGAAAGATATAAACATGGATTCTTTTAGGCTCTCCATTGCTTGGCCAAGAGTTTTACCTT ATGGCAAAAGGGAGAGAGGAGTTAGTGAAGAAGGGATTAAGTTTTACAATGATGTTATAGATGAACTCCTAGCCAATGAAATCACTCCTCTTGTTACCATCTTTCATTGGGACACTCCTCAGGATCTTGAAGATGAATATGGTGGTTTTCTAAGCGAGCAGATTAT AGATGACTTTAGAGACTATGCAAGTCTCTGCTTTGAGAGATTTGGGGATAGGGTGAGTCTGTGGTGCACATTGAATGAGCCATGGGTGTACAGTGTTGCGGGTTATGACACAGGGAGAAAAGCGCCAGGACGATGCTCGAAGTATGTAAATGGAGCTAGTGTTGCTGGAATGTCGGGATACGAAGCGTACATCGTGAGCCATAACTTGCTTCTAGCGCACGCAGAAGCAGTGCAAGTGTTTAGAAAATGTGACCAT ATTAAAAATGGACAAATAGGAATTGCGCATAACCCGCTCTGGTATGAGCCTTATGATCCGAGCGATCCAGATGATGTAGAAGGATGTAACCGAGCTATGGACTTCATGATTGGTTG GCATCATCATCCAACAGTGTATGGAGACTATCCAGACACGATGAAGAAATCTGTTGGAGATCGTTTACCAAGTTTCACACCAGAACAATCCAAGAAGCTCATAGGCTCTTGTGATTACGTTGGTATCAACTATTACAGCTCGCTTTTCGTGAAGAGTATCAAATACGTGGATCCTACGCAACCTACTTGGAGAACTGATCAAGGCGTAGATTGGATGA AAACCAACATAGATGGGAAACAAATAGCGAAACAAGGAGGATCAGAGTGGAGTTTTACATATCCAACAGGACTCAGAAACGTTTTGAAGTATATGAAGAAAAACTATGAAAATCCTCGCATTCTCATTACCGAGAATG GTTATGGTGAAGTAGCTGAGCAGAGTCAGAGTCTGTTTATGTACAATCCTTCTATCGACACAGAGAGATTGGAGTACATAGAAGGACACATACACGCCATTCATCAAGCTATACA CGAAGATGGAGTTAGAGTGGAAGGTTATTACGTATGGTCATTGCTTGATAATTTCGAGTGGAACAGTGGATATGGTGTGAGATACGGTTTGTATTACATTGATTACAAAGATGGGCTTAGACGATACCCTAAAATGTCGGCATTGTGGTTGAAAGAGTTCTTGAAGTTTAATCAAGAAGacgagtcttcttcttcttcggagtctaagaaggaagagaagaaggagagcTATGGCAAACAGCTACTGCATTCTGTTCAAGACAGTGGTGCGTTACCAGCGGTTTTGGGGAGCTTGTTCGTGGTCACTGCAACTGTTGGTACTTCTCTGTTCTTCAAGGGATCCAATAATTGA